The genomic DNA TGAACAGCGTTAATCCTACACAAACTATTCAATTTATTACTAAGTAAACTCATGAATATCCTTAGATTAAGTTTGTCTGCTCTCAGCCGATTGCCATTGTGTATTCTATACAGCATCTACAACTTGTCAGTCAGTTTATTATAATGGAAGACCGTGCAGGTATCAACATGGATTTGTTTTGGATAAATTACGGATCGCTTCTATAGGGTGCATGTGTAGTAGCACAAGTTCACTGTCTAGCCGTATCAAGTCCAACGAAGAAGGAAGCtgaaggaaaacaagacaaatatGTTTACATGTAACACACAGATTTTTCCCTTGAATGTGTAGTGTTTGGACTACAGTTGTGTCACTCACATCCCTATTTATCAATGGCCTCTGTCCATAGTCCGCGACACAAAGGACCTCTGAGAAATGTTTTAGAAATGCCATGCATCGAGTAAAGCTAATTGATTTAGGAAATAGAAAGGATGCCTCGAGAACGCTTCACTCCGACGAGAAAATAAGTGAATTAGTATATTTTTCATATAAGTGTGCGGTCGGGAACAATGGGCAGTTACAAGAGGTCTAAATGACCTTATTGAATCAACAGAGACGAATTGAGAAATCCAATCACAGGTTCTAATTATATCATTTGGGAGAAATGTGAATGTGAATATGAATGATATAGCATGCCTTTCCCCTCATGGGTAGATCAGCAAATTTGTTAAGCAGACTTAATTGCCAGCCTGAGTGGCTTAAAAAGAGGACACAGATTTTTTCACAATGAACCAAAGAGAAGAGACGCAGTATGCCAGGCGGGCTGGGAGCGAGTGGGATAAATAGAGCCCTTTCactgtgtgcgtgagtgtgtggaAGGTTCAGACTCTGTGGAAGGTTCAGGCTTTCTGTCTGTGGTGGCAAAGATGATCTCCACTCTGTCTGCCACCCCAGAAATATCCAGGCCAGAACTGTGTATCGACTGACTGGAGCTTCTTTCATACTCTGTGTGCGTTTCTTATCAGGCTGTGTTCTGCTTTGTGTTTCACAGAACATGAAACGAGAGTGATGGCCAAAGAACGACAGAAGAAAGACAATCACAACTTGAGTAAGAGTTGCCCTACTCAATACAGAGTACCGTTCGGAGATGTTGCGTGGGGCCACTAAAGTAACTCAatgtcctctcactctctctctcaccagttgAAAGAAGACGAAGATACAATATCAACTACAGAATCAAAGAACTTGGAACAATGATACCAAAGTCGAATGACCCGTAAGTGATCTAGCGCTTGTTAGATTTTTCTCAGTCTTTATTATGTTCCAAACATTAGCTTACCTGACTTAAAGAAACTCCCCATGATCAAGTCTATTGCCATGAAAAGAAGCGCAAATGTCTGTCTGGTGTTAAGCATATTAAATACTAAGCACAGGCCGCTAAATGTTGTTAATTGAATTCAAATTAATAGTCAAGAGCACATTTCGCTTCTATTTCAAGGGTGTACTTGAGTAGCTATTGTAGTCTTCACGCTCTGCAAAGTAGTGAGTCTGTGTCCTCCATGGGCactcaacagtagactacagcttAGAGCTCAATGATGAAGATTGGGGTCAAACGCAAAGAAGGCCACCACCCATTTGAATCAAAGTttgagcacaattggcccactaAGATGGAATACGGAAGCTGGAATTGGAATCCGACTGGCCCAACAGCAATTTAACTTACGATAGAATTTAAATGGAAGGTTACCGCTGTCGCTGTGCCATTAAGACAAGATAAAGAAGATTATTAGCTGTGGAGCAGACCAACGTCTTGTTCCAAAGAAAGGTGCATTTTACAACTGCTTCCTCCTTTTTAAAAAGTAATGGTATCAGGGAACGGGGCCTGCACTCTTGGATTCTTCTAAAGTcacattcccccccccccctcttccgaCACCTATTTTTACTTGAGGATTAATTTTACCATATAAGCGGTTCCAGAATGGTCTTTCTGCCGACGCACTTATACTTAACTATTCTATTAAAATTCCCATTCAAAGGCTGGATGTAATGTCCGAGAATGAATAATTGGCCATGTAAATCACTATTtcttattcatatatatataaaaaatgggTCCCTGTGTAAGTTTTTGTACAGAGCATTCCGCTGAGGCGGTGAATAAAAGGTTATCTTTTACGTCCCTCTGCCGTAGTGATATGCGCTGGAACAAAGGCACCATTCTCAAGGCGTCGGTGGAGTACATCAAGTGGCTGCAGAAGGAGCAGCAGCACGCCAGAGAGCTGGAGAACAGGCAGAAGAAGATGGAGCAGGCCAACAGGAGGCTACTGCTCAGGATCCAGGTATGGACtacgggagagagaaagacagacacccTCAAAACCCGAGCCCCCTACCACTACAGATCCCCAACCCAGCGACTTCCCCATCCTTAACACCATGTCAATGTGCACCATCACGGCCCTGATGCTCAATAGAGACCCCCCTTCCCTGACAGAGACCGGACTTGCTTCTATTGATGTTTGTCAAGCAGTTCCTCATCACCACTGTTCTCTTCCACGTCTCCTCTCCAAGCCACAATAAttacctaaatcaaatcaaatttatttatatagctgatatctcaaagtgctgtacagaaacccagcctaaaaccccaaacagcaagcaatgcaggtgtagaagcatggtggctaggaaaaactccctggaaaggccaaaacctaggaagaaacctagagaggaaccaggcttctcgctgtgccgggtggagattataacagaacatggccaagatgttcaaatgttcataaatgaccagcatggtcaaataataataatcacagtagttgtcgagggtgcagcaagtcaacacctcaggagtaaatgtcagttggcttttcatagccgatcattaagagtatctctaccactcctgctgtgtCTATAGAGTTGAaatcagcaggtctgggacaggtagcacgtccggtgaaccgGTCATGATTccttagccgcaggcagaacagttgaaactggagcggcagcacggccaggtggactggggacagcaaggagtcatcatgccaggtagtcctgaggcatggtcctagggctcaggtcctctgaacgagagaaagaaagagagaaagagagatagagagaaagagagagagcatacttaaattcacacaggacaccggataagacaggagaagtactccagatataacaaactgaccctagccccccgacacataaactactacagcataaataatggaggctgagacaggaggggtcaggagacactgtggccccatccgatcatacccctggacagggccaaacagtaaggatataaccccacccactttgccaaagcacagcccccaaacccctggagggatatcttcaaccaccaacttaccatcctgagacaaggccgagtatagcccacaaagatctctgccacggtacaacccagacaggaagatcacatcagtgactcaacccactcaagtgacgcacccttccttgggacggcatgaaagagcaccagtaagccagtgactcagcccctgtaataggcttagaggcagagaatcccagtggaaagaggggaaccggccaggcaaagACAgtaagggtggttcgttgctccagagcctttccattcaccttcacactcctgggccagactacactcaatcatatgactgagatgagtcttcagtaaagacttaaaggttgagaccgagtgcgtatctcacatgggtaggcagaccattccataaaaatggagctctataggagaaagctctgactccagctgtttgcttagaaattctagggacaattaggaggcttgCGTCTtatgaccgtagcgtacgtgtaggtatgtatggcaggaccaaatcagagagattggtaggagcaagcccatgtaatgctttgtaggttagcagcacaaccttgaaatcagcccttgccttaacaggaagccagtgtagggaggctagcactggagtaatatgatcaaatttgttggttctagtcaggattctagcagccgtatttagcactaactgaagtttatttagtgctttatccgggtagccggaaagtagagcattgcagtagtctaacctagaagtaacaaaatcaTGGagtaatttttctgcatcatttttggacagaaagtttctgatttttgcaatgttacgtagatggaaaaaagctgtccttgaaacagtcttgatatgttcatcaaaagagagatcagggtccagagtaacgtcgaggtccttcacagttttatttgagatggccgtacaaccattaagattaattgtcagattcaatagaagatctctttgtttcttgggtcctagaacaagcatctctgttttgtccaagtttaaaagtagaagtttgcagccatccacttccttatgtctgaaacacaggcttctagcgagggcaattttggggcttcaccatgtttcattgaaatgtacagctgtgtgtcatccgcatagcagtgaaagttaacattatgttttcaaatgacatccccaagaggtaaaatatatagtgaaaataatagtggtcctaaaacggaaccttgaggaacaccgaaatttacagttgatttgtcagaggacaaaccattcacagagacaaactgatatctttccgacagataagatctaaaccaggccagaacttgtccgcgtagaccaatttgggtttccaatctctccaaaagaatgtggtgatcgatggtatcaaaagcagcactaagctctaggagcacgaggacagatgcagagcctcggtctgatgccattaaaaggtcatttaccaccttcacaagtgtagtctcagtgctatgatggagtctaaaaccagactgaagcatttcgtatacattgtttgtcttcaggaaggcagtgagttgctgcgcaacagctttttcaaaatgttttgagaggaagggaagattcgatataggccaatagtttttaatattttcttggtcaaggtttggctttttcaagagaggctttattactgccacttttagtgagtttggtacacatccgttggatagagagccgtttattatgttcaacatagaagggctaagcacaggaagcagctctttcagtagtttagttggaatagggtccagtatgcagcttgaaggtttagaggccatgcttattttcatcattgtgtcaagagatatagtactaaaacacttgagtgtctctcttgatcctaggtcctggcagagttgtgcagactcaggacaactgagctttgaaggaatacgcagatttaaagaggagtccgtaatttgctttctaataatcatgatcttttcctcaaagaagttcatgaatttattactgctgaagtgaaagccatcctccctaggggaatgctgctttttagttagctttgcgacagtatcaaaaatacattttggattgttcttattttcctcaattaagttggaaaaatggatgattgagcagcagtgagggctcttcgataacggtactgtctttccaagcgaGTCAGaggacttccagtttggtgtgacgccatttccgttccaattttttGGAAGCTTGCTtaagagctcgggtattttctgtatacaagggagctagtttcttatgagaaatgtttttagtttttaggggtgcaactgcatctagggtattgcgcaaggttaaattaagTTAGGTTAAACTCAGTTAGGTGggtaactgatttttgtcctctgacgtccttgggtaggcagagggagtctggaagggcatcaaggaatctttgtgttgtctgtgaatttatagcacgacttttgatgctccttggttggggtctgagcagattatttgttgcaattgcaaacataataaaatggtggtccaatagtccaggattatgaggaaaaacatgaagatccacaacatttattccatgggacaaaactaggtccagagtatgttgagagtgagagtgagtgagagtgagtaggtccagagacatgttggacaaaacccactgagtcaatgatggctccgaaagccttttggagtgggtctgtggacttttccatgtgaatattaaagtcaccaaaaatgtgaatattatctgctatgactacaaggtccgataggaattcagggaactcaatgaggaacgctgtatatggcccaggatgcctgtaaacagtagctataaaaagtgattgagtaggctgcatagattacCTGATTAATAAATAGAGTGATAGACTTCGGCTCCATCCGTCCAGAAGGAGGAATCAGGTCAGAATTAGGTTGTGAGTCCTAATAATACCCAGAGCCatgcctctctcctcccacttccCCCTCGCCCTAAAACGAAGCGTTAAACCGGGGCGACTGGGTATTGACATGGCAGCAGAGCAGAGCCAAGCAGACAGTGGAGACATTACCACATGTCCTTCAGCCACTGAGCCGTCGCAATTAACCAACCAAATGAATCAGCGCATTCACGGCTCTCGCTCTTACGCTGAACTCACAGTCAAGCTAAACTTCTCAATGTAACAGTGTCATCCTAAAGGACGCCGAGACCAACAAAACACATAGAACACAAACGAGACGAAAAGAGACATTTCACGTGGAGagagagctaaacacaggcattTAACGGAACGTTAGCCTCACAGCGTTAGCCTAAAGAAGCGCCGATGACAGTTTagtaacacactgcagggagAAAGACGGCATCACCACCAAGCATCACCCACATAAACATCACGCTAGTCTTACTTAAATGTACTGTTGGAATCCTACAGAAAGATGTTGTAACTGAGAGAAACAGACGGTTATAACTTTGCATCACGTAACGTGGGAACAGCAATGATTCTCCCTTGCATCGCATTCCTCTACACTCTTTTTATCCGCTGAGTTTGTTTAGCTAAACGACATGCTAGCCTAACCGTTATCAAGGTAGATTGACAACAGACTATTACCCATAGTGTTACTGCTCGTAGAGCGTCGATGGGGAGGCGTGAACCACATTGCTGACCTGCTGGTAGCTGATTGATGAGGTTTTGTCATTGGTTCCTCCCCGTCATGTTTATAACACATATCCCGAGGGCCCTGGCTGCTTCCTgagaggggggtctggagaggaCGGGTAGATTAAATGGATCGGCCTCCACTACATTAGAGTGCTATTTAAAGTCAATTCATAATCATCTACCAGACtatgaggtatgtgtgtgtaggggaggcagggaaggggggggggggggggtatgtgtgtgtgtaatgtgtatgcatccatgtgtgtttgtgtgtgtgtataagggttGCCAACTCGTACAGAGCTCATTCTAAGAAAAGTAATCTCCTTCATTAAAAATCTTCTTATTCAAACACTGTTCCCATTCCTATGTATTTGAGAAGAACACTGTCCTGATCCTTGGTCCTTTTCTGTGCGTTTCAGGAGTTGGAGATCCAGGCCCGTGCTCACGGCCTCCCCAGCATGGCCACTGCCCTGGGTACTGTAGagctctcctcccatctcctcaaacaacagcagcagcagccctTGGCTCCCCAGTCACAGCAGGGTCCTCAGCCACCCCTGTACCAGGAAGAGCTGAATGGGGAGTACCTCCAGAGGACCTCCATGCCAGCCATGACCACTGGGGGCGTCACTGGGGTTACAGACCAGGGTCAGGAGGTGGTTGACGGCTCCACCACTTTCTCCGACCCACTTTCTCACTTCACAGACTTCTTCAGCGCCACGCTCAAAGAGGAGCAACGGCTGGACGAGATCCTCATGGACAACCCGCTCTCGCCGTTCGGCACCGACCCGCTTCTCTCCGCCGGCTCACCCGACGCCTCCAAGGACTCCAGTCACAGGAGCAGCTTCAGCTCGGACGATGACGACCTATGATCCCTGACCCCTACGCGACCCCCACGGTGACCCTGTGTCAAAGGTCAAAGGACATAGAGCAGTTGGTCACCCTCACAAATTGGTGCGGGgatttgttccagcccagcaccaaCAACACATCCGATTCTACTGACCAGCTCGAATCAATGAGAGCTTGATTAGTGGGCTCAGGTGTGTAAGTGCTGGGCAGGAGCAGAAGCCTGCACACCCTGtggctctccaggaccagggttagtTACCACTGGCACTCCCACTTTTTACAAACTTTGGTGGAGAGTGTGTACCTCGCGGGCAGAACCAGACTCATGAGAAAAAGGGAGAAAGACAATCGGTCCATACTGATCATATGATACGGTTCCAAAATGCATTGGACACTGGGGTTGTTGCACACCACTGTAAACTATACGGTGGCTTTGCAATATGCCAAAAGAGGACAGTGTCCTTGTTCAGATGTCTACTATTACAGTTATTGTATAAAAGGACTTTAAACCATTGAGGTTCACTGATGGGCCCTATCTAAAGCTAGTTACTGGTGGTTCCTCTTTCAGACAGAAATTAAAATGGAACAGTGATACTTGGCGAAAAAGCCTAACACTTCCTTTGTTTgtctttaaatgtatttttacaaaatgttttatgtatgtatgtatgtgttttaaTCCATGTAttcctaaaaaaaaacattatatgATCTAACATGCTCTCTTTTGTATTCTTAGTGGGGgtggggaaaaaaataataaacccctttttttaaataaatcagaCCTGGCGTTTTTTTTTCATTATAATCACACATGCTTACCACATACCCAACACAAAAGCTCTCGTGTTTAATTTGTAATATTGCCTACTCTATCACAAATAATTAcgataaacattttaaaaatgacgGAGAGACCTCCTGTTAACTTTCATTATTCTCCTATCTAACAGGAGCCGTTCAGTTATGAACCAGGAAAAGTGACAGAGAGGTTGATTATCACATAGTCAGAGGCAAGACCTATGAGGCTAAACTGATGAATGAAGGTCCATACAGGTGAACTGTCTGAACAAAGGTGAGAGTGTGGGTAAAATGAAGGTTTCGCCCAGGGTGACAGACAGTAAATGagcgacagagagaagacagagagaatggaaaaATGAGGAGTGATGATGACGAGCCAGATAACGGCTCTTAAGGACAGGGAAAAGGCAGAATGAAAGGAGAGTGAGTATAAAGTAGGCTTTTTAAAAAACGTGGTCGTTAAAAGTTCCATGAAGAAGCTAGGTGACTGATTTAAAAGAATATGTCAAATTAATCATTGAGAATCAAAATAGTTGCTTAAAAACTTTACTCAGAAAAGGTTAGTCAGACTTGTTTTGGATACATATAATGCTGAAATCTTTAGAAGAAATCTTTAATCAGTGGATATTTTCTAATCATGTTAAAGTTATGcattaataaaacaacaaacagtCCTTagtgaaaaaaacaacatttcaatGCGTTTCAGTGGATACCCTGTGTTCCTCATCAAAGCTCTTCTAAATGAATGTTTGAGAATGTTATTAGCTGTATGTTTCTCCCATAATGAAATCGAAAGATTCCTGCTTGCATCTCCTCTCTAGCTACAAAATAAAATTGAACCACGAATCATTATGAAATATAGGCAGGCCAACTACAAAGCGATGAGTGATGTTTACGGGTAATTGGCCAACGCAATTATGGAAGGTAAATATGGATTTTCATTAAAGAGAAAACATGGAGGGTCTCGGAGAACTTTGCGTTGCGTGActaaaatacattttccaaaGGCATAATTTACATTTTGATGTCAATACGATTCTCTACAGATACTCTCctattgaaaaaatatataaaataaataatttggaTACACAAGCTTATCATTATGTGACTAAAAGAATCAACACATTTCATCAATTGAATGCATTTCAACCATGTCCAGTTTCCTTGCTACATCAAAGACAATATTGAACAAAGTTCAAGGGCTTCTACTCAAGGGCTTCAAACAGTGATGTGGCCTGAGGCAACGGTGACATCAGAACTAGGAACTTTTATTCGGAATATCACAGTTCGTTAAACCACCGCTTTGGAAACTCAGGGGCAAGACAGGGACACAACGTGTCTTATTTAGATTGACAAAACAGTCGGACATTGTTAAGAGTATCCGATAACAGTTTAATATAGGAGACATTAACCGATACATTCAATAACTAAATATTAATGTAAAGATGTAAAACAGACTAGTTTATCATATTTAAAACCTTCCTTGATATGGTGCTGCCATCATGCCCTCTGTCTAACCTTCTGCATACGACAGAGATTGTAATTATTATTCTACTAGAATAACTGCCAAAACTGTGTGGTTTGTAAAATAAGCTTTCCATTGCTTTATTGTATAACTTCTGTGCGTAGCTGAGCATTACCTCACCACTAGTTCACTGCCATAATTCACCAGTAGGTGGCAGCAGTATGCTGTGTACTCATGTCAAAAACCCAAAAGCTCTCGTTTTACCAATCCCAATACAAAACCAGAGATTTATAGTACTATTGTGGTTGATTTAACGAGCAAGGCAAACGAACAAACGCCAAAAGGCTTTCATGTTAATGTGAAATGAACTCCTTACtttctaatatatatatttaaaaaaattatgaaCATATAATTTTAACATTACCCCAGTAAAATTACAAGGAGTACATTTGGGTTTCTTCTAGATGTACAGTATATGGACTCCAATACAGACTCACCAGTCTTATAAACCCAATAGATGTAATGAACCTCCGAGGTGCTAGTGCAGTGTTCTGTCACCACAACAATTTCTCACCCCTTTTCCCACTAAAGTTGACACGGATGCTGCAGAGCTGTCACCTGTAACAGCATGCCACAGCTGCCAGCCTAGCGTGCTACAATGCTTTCACCTGCTGAAGCTGCCAATGGCAACTTTGGAACACAACgagcactctgacacacacacacactcgcatatGTATATGTGCGTGCGCATAGGCACACACACCATATTCTCACCTCCTCACCTGCCACACCAACCCGAGCAGGAGGGGGAAAAATACAATTTACAAACAGTCATCAGCATCTGGCCTGTGACAAGGCTTGTGCACAAGTTAAATGAAATTTGACTGTGAGTAACAAAGTGACAGCAGGGCCCAAACATCAAGTGTCATATGTATTTTCATGCCTCGACTCAGAGTTGCCGTGTGGTAAACAACATGCTGATTCTGATCCAGAGATCCTGGGCACTGGATACGTATGGCACATTGCACTCCATTGCCAATCTAGTAcagtacttttgaccatggccaaATGACACTGTATTCCCTGTAATAtaatgccctacttttgaccagtccaTTTGATATTTGCAGATACTGTAGCGCCCCTCTgccatactgtacagtaccacCCCAACATATTCCATGATCCTTCGGGGCTGGGCCTCCAGTCCATTGAGCCTTTACGAGGCGAGACCACACCATGGCCAGTCTCTCACAAACTCCCACGTCACACGCTAGCAAACCATCGCATTAACGACGGAACACAAAGGGATGAAAAATAACCAGCTGGGCTTCGAAACCCTATAAAATGAATGCGATTTCCAGAGGTTTTTATGAATCAAAACAGATGTCAAAACATTTCTTCAAACAAATTGACTTCCAATTATTTGCGCCACACAATTCCAGATGTTCAACAGATGGGGGTGCGGAGGGAGGGGGCAAAGGTGTCTCGAACCGCAGTTTTGTTTTATTCTGACAATAAAGGCAGGCGGTTACAGTTGTATGTGTTTTAAATCAGTGGGCGGGGCTGAGAGGTGAGTGGAGGGACATGGACGAGAGAAAGAAAGCACATCATTAGGACAATGTCAATCCAACCAgcgacagagagaacagaacactGTAGCATTCATATAGTCAGTTAATATCTCTGTGCTGCAAGCCAGGACCAACCGTATCAAGGTTTCTCTGAAATGCTAATGTGATCCCTCTGCATATTTCTCTTTCAGTGTTCAAATTAAATGAAAAAAGGAACAATTACTGAACTCACTATTTTCAATGCGTGTTCACATGAAGAGCCTAGGCATATGGTCATGCGTATGGACCTACATTCAATTACATGGCCAGATGTTGCCTTTACGCACGTCTATGAACATACCAAGAACTACAATATAAGAATGAGGCCCGGCAGCCTCCTTTACGCCACAGACTCGGCTAATAGTGTGTCTAACTGCACTGTGTCCAGGGAATGATCCCGACTGGCTCTGATCCCATTATAACCAGAGCCCTGGGGCCTGAGGGAGCCATTGGGGATCCACCAGGGATGGAAGAAGATGTCCGTGTTATTCAGCCTGGGCCCATAGAGGAGCCATCCACTGGGACTCCATTGGGGCTCCCTGATTCAGCCTCAGTCTCCTCACTAACGGGCTGCTTTTAGCACCTCCGGCCCAgcctctgatctgagggggccaaAATAtcccttctctgcctctctccccctctccatccataATATCTCCGGCTAACGTATTCTAATGGAGCAGAAAAGCAGGTCCGTTTTGTTGGGTTAGCGTCTTACTTTCCCCGTTTAATTCCTCCACTATTGGGAACTGCTATGCTAATCCTCCCATCATTGGCCCCCTTCTCCCACTCTTCCTCGTTCTCCCTCTGGTAACCTTCTGTAATCTGGGTGACCTTGGTGGGGCAGTGGGGATGGTGGGGACGGCGGGGCCGTGGCCATGGAAGGCCCTGATTAATTTGTAATTCAAAACGGGAGCGACAGGTCTAAAGCTATGATGGTCGCTGCTTTAACTGCCACCCTTGCCGTCCCGAACCCCCCCACAAACACCTCAGGGGGAAACCAAGAAAGCAAGCAGGGAAAATATTCTGTAAAACAAGAGAAAAACAAAAGTTGAATCTAATAGTGGAGAGTGCAATTGGACAATGCGCTGTagtgtgtctctctgttctcctccggcgtaagtgagtgtgtgttagtcaAGAGAGAGACGAGGTGAAGCGAGATGCAGGGCGGGACGTGTGGGTAAATGTCAGCCAGGTTTGGGGGGATATGATGATCATTACCACAGTGAGATAATTGGCTCTAGCTGTGTGGGCCGAGGTGTTTGGTGAGGGCCTCTTCTCTCCAATGGGCATCTTTCTACTCGTCTACATTATTCATCTATTCATCcacctctttatctctctctcctctcctctctcacccaggAATCCAGGCCATCGCTGGGCCTTCATTCATAATTGATGGGTAATTGTTTATTAAATGCAAGACCTGACCCTATTATGTCTATTACCATGTCTGCAGAGTAGTAGTGTGTGCATTTTCCCATATTCTAAAGATCTTACCATCCCCTTTAGGAGATGGGATCCTATGGATAAGTgggcatggatggatggatggacgcaAGGGAAAACAGAGGTGTAGGGaaagggggaaaaaagagagagaggaagccggccgagggaggagaggagggagaggaatgatAAAAAGAAAGAAGTCAATGCCCATGCGATTGGCCCGCGCGGAGTTAAGTCAGACTCCGTACAGAGTGAGAGGAAAGGACGAGAGACAAAGGAGCTAAAATAACCTCTTTTGCTCTCATTACATTGACTCTTAATCTCTCCACGGCCCGTCGTGGGCAATCCCAGCTCTGGGCGTTTGGAGGGTAAAGCCTTCCGACGAGACCGTCCGTCAAAAGCGGATTCATTACCTGAGATGGGACTGCGG from Oncorhynchus tshawytscha isolate Ot180627B linkage group LG15, Otsh_v2.0, whole genome shotgun sequence includes the following:
- the LOC112214371 gene encoding transcription factor EC isoform X4; this encodes MSRSCVVKVITLTEIQILPVCMEQVQSHLEGSKFHLHQAQSQQVKQYLTLGSKLAGGQGGHPHPTAQGGQLLGTVPVMRNAHMAPLSDGSTPSSPVTLLTLASNHDSEFPMDEVIDDLISLESGFNDGGLDCMDPSIIMQNNVLSSSMLDIYGCEPGMTTAPHGRMTPTSRPTKLTTVKREVTEHETRVMAKERQKKDNHNLIERRRRYNINYRIKELGTMIPKSNDPDMRWNKGTILKASVEYIKWLQKEQQHARELENRQKKMEQANRRLLLRIQELEIQARAHGLPSMATALGTVELSSHLLKQQQQQPLAPQSQQGPQPPLYQEELNGEYLQRTSMPAMTTGGVTGVTDQGQEVVDGSTTFSDPLSHFTDFFSATLKEEQRLDEILMDNPLSPFGTDPLLSAGSPDASKDSSHRSSFSSDDDDL
- the LOC112214371 gene encoding transcription factor EC isoform X2, which encodes MFDSPTDLPVVQLVRGQLRGQPEGVKQEYLGPPGPHPHTWPQQHRPYLYPPHPACPTRPARPPCPYQGAYYTEQQPPAWYQPHNTWEVQSHLEGSKFHLHQAQSQQVKQYLTLGSKLAGGQGGHPHPTAQGGQLLGTVPVMRNAHMAPLSDGSTPSSPVTLLTLASNHDSEFPMDEVIDDLISLESGFNDGGLDCMDPSIIMQNNVLSSSMLDIYGCEPEHETRVMAKERQKKDNHNLIERRRRYNINYRIKELGTMIPKSNDPDMRWNKGTILKASVEYIKWLQKEQQHARELENRQKKMEQANRRLLLRIQELEIQARAHGLPSMATALGTVELSSHLLKQQQQQPLAPQSQQGPQPPLYQEELNGEYLQRTSMPAMTTGGVTGVTDQGQEVVDGSTTFSDPLSHFTDFFSATLKEEQRLDEILMDNPLSPFGTDPLLSAGSPDASKDSSHRSSFSSDDDDL
- the LOC112214371 gene encoding transcription factor EC isoform X5, translated to MGQLEIEFQYSNNVADVGETDSKVQSHLEGSKFHLHQAQSQQVKQYLTLGSKLAGGQGGHPHPTAQGGQLLGTVPVMRNAHMAPLSDGSTPSSPVTLLTLASNHDSEFPMDEVIDDLISLESGFNDGGLDCMDPSIIMQNNVLSSSMLDIYGCEPGMTTAPHGRMTPTSRPTKLTTVKREVTEHETRVMAKERQKKDNHNLIERRRRYNINYRIKELGTMIPKSNDPDMRWNKGTILKASVEYIKWLQKEQQHARELENRQKKMEQANRRLLLRIQELEIQARAHGLPSMATALGTVELSSHLLKQQQQQPLAPQSQQGPQPPLYQEELNGEYLQRTSMPAMTTGGVTGVTDQGQEVVDGSTTFSDPLSHFTDFFSATLKEEQRLDEILMDNPLSPFGTDPLLSAGSPDASKDSSHRSSFSSDDDDL
- the LOC112214371 gene encoding transcription factor EC isoform X7, which produces MSRSCVVKVITLTEIQILPVQSHLEGSKFHLHQAQSQQVKQYLTLGSKLAGGQGGHPHPTAQGGQLLGTVPVMRNAHMAPLSDGSTPSSPVTLLTLASNHDSEFPMDEVIDDLISLESGFNDGGLDCMDPSIIMQNNVLSSSMLDIYGCEPGMTTAPHGRMTPTSRPTKLTTVKREVTEHETRVMAKERQKKDNHNLIERRRRYNINYRIKELGTMIPKSNDPDMRWNKGTILKASVEYIKWLQKEQQHARELENRQKKMEQANRRLLLRIQELEIQARAHGLPSMATALGTVELSSHLLKQQQQQPLAPQSQQGPQPPLYQEELNGEYLQRTSMPAMTTGGVTGVTDQGQEVVDGSTTFSDPLSHFTDFFSATLKEEQRLDEILMDNPLSPFGTDPLLSAGSPDASKDSSHRSSFSSDDDDL